Proteins found in one Streptococcus iniae genomic segment:
- a CDS encoding M24 family metallopeptidase, whose translation MTVYLQERLRKALRQLDERNLDGMLITNLTNIYYLTGFSGTAATLFISKTRRVFVTDSRYTLIAKETITDFDIIESRTALVEVSKIAKADKLSVIGFENDMTYAFFQRLEQSFEGVDLHVQNSFVEDLRLLKDASEIETISKACEISDKAFIDVLEFIKAEKTREIDVANFLDFRMRHYGASGVSFETIAASGKRSAMPHGVASQKVIKNGDSLTLDFGCYYNHYVSDMTRTIHIGHVTEQEGEIYEIVLKANKALIEKACAGMTYSDFDKIPRDIISQAGYGECFTHGIGHGIGLDIHENPFFLKTQDQLQAGMVVTDEPGIYLDHLYGVRIEDDLVITQEGCQVLTLAPKELIVLS comes from the coding sequence ATGACGGTTTACTTGCAAGAACGCTTAAGAAAAGCTTTGCGTCAGTTAGATGAGCGCAATTTAGATGGTATGTTAATCACCAATCTCACCAATATTTATTATCTAACAGGTTTTTCAGGAACGGCAGCCACACTTTTTATTAGCAAGACGAGACGCGTTTTTGTCACAGATTCGCGTTACACGCTGATTGCTAAGGAAACAATCACTGATTTTGACATCATTGAAAGCCGTACAGCACTTGTAGAAGTGTCAAAAATCGCCAAAGCAGACAAACTGTCCGTTATTGGGTTTGAAAATGACATGACCTATGCCTTCTTTCAACGTTTAGAACAAAGCTTTGAGGGGGTTGATTTGCACGTTCAAAATAGCTTTGTAGAAGACTTACGACTTCTTAAAGACGCTAGTGAAATTGAGACCATTTCAAAAGCCTGTGAAATCTCAGATAAAGCCTTTATAGATGTTTTGGAGTTTATTAAAGCAGAAAAGACAAGGGAAATTGATGTTGCTAATTTCTTAGATTTTAGAATGAGGCACTATGGTGCAAGTGGTGTGTCCTTTGAAACCATTGCAGCTTCTGGCAAACGCTCAGCTATGCCTCATGGAGTAGCGAGCCAAAAAGTCATTAAAAATGGAGACAGTTTAACCTTGGATTTTGGTTGCTATTACAATCATTATGTTAGTGATATGACCAGAACCATTCACATCGGACATGTCACAGAACAAGAAGGTGAGATTTATGAGATTGTCTTAAAGGCCAATAAGGCTTTGATTGAAAAAGCCTGCGCTGGCATGACATATAGCGACTTTGACAAGATTCCTAGAGATATTATTAGTCAAGCAGGTTATGGCGAGTGCTTCACACATGGTATTGGGCATGGCATTGGACTAGACATTCACGAGAATCCATTTTTTCTTAAAACGCAAGACCAATTACAAGCAGGAATGGTTGTGACGGATGAACCAGGTATTTATCTAGATCATCTCTATGGTGTTCGTATTGAGGATGATTTAGTGATTACACAAGAGGGTTGCCAAGTACTAACACTTGCCCCAAAAGAATTAATTGTTTTAAGCTAA
- a CDS encoding DUF1129 domain-containing protein has translation MDFQNLTKKNQEFIHIATNRLIEDGKSDQEIKEILEETVPTILEKQRQGIPARSFLGAPTAWAASFSPKTIGKNGNKAFKEKNTNPWLMWLDTSLLFIGMVSLLQGMLLFYNSKTAVSGLTALLALGFGGGASMYATYYFIYRHVGKAKSQRPSWFKIIAALTLVMLSWIGLYTGAALLPQALNPQLPAFALVVLGAIAFGSRYLLQRKYNIQSAMSAQQHS, from the coding sequence ATGGATTTTCAAAATCTTACTAAGAAAAACCAAGAATTTATTCACATTGCTACTAATCGTTTGATTGAAGACGGTAAATCTGATCAAGAGATTAAAGAGATTTTAGAGGAAACTGTCCCTACCATTCTTGAAAAACAAAGACAAGGTATTCCTGCTAGGTCTTTTCTTGGGGCTCCTACTGCTTGGGCTGCTTCTTTTTCTCCAAAAACTATTGGAAAAAACGGTAATAAAGCATTCAAAGAAAAAAATACCAATCCTTGGTTGATGTGGTTAGATACGTCACTACTCTTCATTGGAATGGTTTCTCTTCTTCAAGGAATGTTACTCTTTTACAATTCTAAAACTGCAGTATCTGGTTTAACAGCACTCTTGGCACTTGGTTTTGGTGGCGGTGCTTCTATGTATGCAACATACTACTTTATTTACCGTCATGTCGGTAAAGCCAAAAGCCAACGTCCAAGTTGGTTTAAAATCATTGCTGCCTTAACACTTGTCATGCTTTCTTGGATTGGACTATATACTGGTGCAGCTTTGCTACCACAAGCACTAAACCCACAATTACCAGCCTTTGCACTTGTTGTTCTAGGAGCAATTGCTTTTGGTAGTCGCTACCTCCTTCAACGAAAATACAATATTCAAAGTGCTATGTCTGCACAACAACACTCTTAA
- a CDS encoding magnesium transporter CorA family protein encodes MKQMFLSSAIEFKEIERFEPGAWIKLVNPSQEESMEVADQFNIDVSDLRAPLDIEETSRVAVEDDYTLIIVDVPTYEERNNKSYYVTVPLGIIVTENAVITTSLHDLTLFNHFHDRRVKNFFTFMKTRFVFQLLYRNAELFLTALRTIDRQSNRLEAQLEAATRNEELIDMMELEKSIVYLKASLKFNERIVKKLSSSTSSLKKYIEDEDLLEDTLIETQQAIEMAGIYENVLNAMTETTASIINNNQNTIMKTLALMTMALDIPTVIFSAYGMNFKNNTMPFNGHDNAFWLIVAFAAIGSSAVVVYFFRKKWF; translated from the coding sequence ATGAAACAAATGTTTCTTTCATCAGCAATTGAATTCAAAGAAATTGAAAGATTCGAGCCAGGGGCTTGGATAAAACTGGTAAACCCTTCCCAGGAAGAGTCAATGGAAGTTGCTGATCAGTTTAACATTGACGTCTCTGACTTACGCGCCCCTTTGGATATTGAAGAAACATCCCGTGTCGCTGTTGAAGATGACTACACACTCATTATTGTCGACGTTCCAACCTACGAGGAAAGAAATAACAAAAGCTATTATGTGACGGTACCTTTGGGTATTATCGTGACCGAAAATGCCGTTATTACAACTTCCTTACACGATTTAACACTTTTTAATCATTTTCATGACCGCAGGGTTAAGAACTTCTTCACCTTTATGAAGACCCGTTTTGTCTTTCAACTGCTTTATCGTAACGCGGAGCTTTTTCTAACAGCCTTAAGAACTATTGACCGTCAAAGCAATCGTTTGGAAGCGCAACTTGAAGCAGCAACTCGAAATGAAGAGCTAATTGACATGATGGAACTGGAAAAATCTATTGTCTACCTGAAAGCCTCTTTGAAATTCAATGAACGCATTGTTAAAAAATTATCTAGCAGTACAAGTTCTCTTAAGAAATATATTGAAGACGAAGACTTACTGGAAGACACTCTGATTGAAACCCAACAGGCCATTGAGATGGCTGGCATTTATGAAAATGTCTTGAATGCCATGACAGAAACAACTGCCTCAATCATTAACAACAATCAGAATACAATCATGAAAACCTTGGCCTTAATGACCATGGCTCTAGATATTCCTACTGTTATCTTTTCTGCCTATGGCATGAACTTTAAAAATAACACCATGCCTTTCAATGGACACGATAATGCATTTTGGTTGATTGTTGCTTTTGCTGCAATAGGCTCGTCCGCAGTCGTTGTTTATTTCTTTAGAAAGAAATGGTTTTAA
- a CDS encoding pneumococcal-type histidine triad protein gives MKHKKLIGAGAAIALVFSACGYELGRYQAEKANANSIAYIDASKPSKVHKKQLSSEKNPDDISREEGISAEQIVVKISDKGYVTSHGDHYHYYNGKVPYDALISEELLMKDPNYVLKKSDIVNDVKDGHIIKVDGNYYLYLKEGSKKTNLRTKKQIAEQSAKGAKEAKASRQGKSYSAHGGATVQEINAAKKEGRYTTDDGYIFNPNDVIEDTGDAYIVPHGNHFHYIPKSELSAGELAAAQAVWLSKSGKATSPIHVNTGGTWSNQNGNQPGKVVTYPTLPNAPLPAPYYPIDYPSHPNIPDVQLDKNKVSYDYLLKKLYEQPDSKRHREGDGLVFDPNQVTKLTSRGYVIPHGNHWHVVAEHQLSPLEIYLARMHLSGQSQLDKATADQLLGLKTPEKPANPLPIDTKPQKPAEKINLLDASIKKTKQGNDGKTYTTDDGYVFSVASIKSYDEDGIIADHEGHEHYIPYSELEDSELKQVQDAINAKDSKIVKVDEGHFTKEEIAQKLQFLSLQNNVPVDNFKITGDKVIIPHGNHTHTAELKDIPSKLSVDKFEDADDYKTIIMQLKMGKAKQDYQTNDIIRSGPDLIIYAKDGSTKKVALNSIKLPLDYQEIDFSKDLAVKNPNDEKLDYIARQYKVPRTKLMVIGDIVSVPDKPSVLLSKVNVNDAIIYTLRTGNALPKPIDAEGDDEEDMDESEEASETATEKPLQPKEDADEVDDEEVDEEDPYDMKLENLAKQYGLTKDLLQKRIVDLSIKYGVGMDQMSFGAKTISFTSNGKTVTYDIINQGEV, from the coding sequence ATGAAACACAAAAAACTTATTGGAGCAGGTGCTGCTATTGCTTTGGTTTTTAGTGCATGTGGTTATGAATTAGGACGTTACCAAGCAGAAAAAGCTAATGCAAATAGCATTGCTTATATTGATGCTAGTAAGCCTTCTAAGGTGCATAAAAAACAACTATCATCAGAAAAAAATCCAGATGATATTAGTAGAGAAGAAGGGATTTCTGCTGAACAAATCGTTGTTAAAATTTCAGACAAAGGTTATGTGACCTCCCATGGTGATCATTATCATTATTATAATGGGAAAGTGCCATACGATGCTTTAATTAGCGAAGAACTGCTAATGAAAGATCCAAACTATGTCTTGAAAAAATCGGATATTGTTAATGATGTCAAAGATGGGCATATTATTAAAGTAGATGGGAACTATTACCTTTATTTAAAAGAGGGTAGTAAAAAAACAAACCTAAGAACAAAAAAACAAATTGCAGAACAATCTGCAAAAGGAGCAAAGGAAGCTAAAGCTTCTAGACAAGGGAAATCTTACTCTGCTCATGGCGGTGCCACTGTTCAAGAAATTAATGCTGCCAAAAAAGAAGGGCGGTATACAACTGATGATGGTTATATCTTTAATCCTAATGATGTTATTGAAGATACAGGAGATGCCTATATTGTCCCTCATGGGAACCATTTTCACTATATTCCAAAATCAGAATTGTCGGCAGGTGAGCTAGCTGCTGCTCAGGCAGTTTGGTTATCTAAATCAGGTAAAGCTACAAGTCCTATTCATGTTAATACTGGTGGAACTTGGTCTAATCAAAATGGCAATCAGCCAGGTAAAGTGGTGACTTATCCAACACTCCCTAACGCACCACTTCCAGCCCCTTATTATCCGATTGATTACCCAAGTCACCCCAATATTCCGGATGTCCAGTTGGATAAAAATAAAGTTTCTTATGACTATCTTTTGAAGAAACTTTATGAGCAACCAGATTCTAAGAGGCATCGTGAAGGTGATGGTCTTGTTTTTGATCCAAATCAAGTGACAAAATTAACAAGCCGAGGCTATGTTATTCCACATGGCAATCACTGGCATGTGGTAGCTGAACATCAATTATCTCCACTTGAGATTTATCTTGCTAGAATGCATTTATCAGGTCAAAGTCAGTTGGACAAGGCGACAGCAGATCAATTATTAGGCCTCAAAACACCTGAGAAGCCAGCAAATCCATTGCCAATCGATACAAAACCTCAGAAACCAGCTGAAAAAATCAATCTTTTAGATGCTTCTATTAAAAAAACAAAACAAGGCAATGATGGTAAAACCTATACGACAGATGACGGCTATGTTTTTTCAGTAGCTTCCATTAAATCTTACGATGAAGATGGTATTATTGCAGATCATGAAGGGCATGAACATTATATTCCTTATAGTGAATTAGAAGATAGTGAACTCAAACAAGTTCAAGATGCTATTAATGCCAAAGATAGTAAAATTGTCAAGGTTGATGAAGGCCATTTCACTAAAGAAGAGATTGCTCAAAAACTACAATTCCTTTCTCTTCAAAACAATGTTCCTGTGGATAACTTTAAAATTACCGGCGATAAGGTGATTATTCCACATGGCAATCATACACATACAGCAGAATTAAAAGACATTCCAAGCAAATTAAGTGTGGATAAATTTGAAGATGCTGATGACTATAAGACGATTATCATGCAGTTGAAGATGGGAAAAGCAAAACAAGACTATCAAACAAATGATATCATTCGCTCAGGTCCAGACTTGATTATTTATGCTAAAGATGGTTCTACTAAGAAAGTGGCGCTCAATAGTATTAAACTTCCTTTAGATTATCAAGAGATTGATTTTTCAAAAGACCTTGCAGTTAAAAATCCAAATGACGAGAAACTGGACTATATTGCACGTCAATATAAAGTACCAAGAACAAAACTGATGGTTATTGGTGATATTGTTAGTGTTCCAGATAAACCTTCTGTTTTGTTAAGTAAAGTTAATGTTAATGACGCTATTATTTATACGTTGAGAACAGGTAATGCACTTCCTAAACCTATTGATGCAGAAGGTGATGACGAAGAGGATATGGATGAATCAGAAGAAGCTTCAGAGACTGCCACTGAAAAACCATTACAGCCCAAAGAAGACGCTGATGAAGTCGATGACGAAGAAGTTGATGAAGAAGATCCCTATGACATGAAATTAGAGAACTTAGCAAAGCAATATGGGCTTACTAAGGACCTTCTTCAAAAGCGTATTGTAGACTTATCAATAAAATATGGAGTAGGTATGGATCAAATGTCCTTTGGAGCGAAAACTATAAGCTTCACTTCAAATGGAAAAACGGTTACCTATGATATTATCAATCAAGGTGAAGTATAG
- the rpsR gene encoding 30S ribosomal protein S18: MAQQRRGGFKRRKKVDFIAANKIEYVDYKDTELLSRFVSERGKILPRRVTGTSAKNQRKVTTAIKRARVMALMPYVNED, translated from the coding sequence ATGGCTCAACAACGTCGTGGCGGATTCAAACGCCGTAAAAAAGTTGACTTCATCGCAGCTAATAAAATTGAATATGTTGATTACAAAGATACTGAACTTTTAAGCCGTTTCGTTTCAGAACGTGGAAAAATTCTTCCACGTCGTGTAACAGGAACTTCAGCTAAAAACCAACGTAAAGTAACAACAGCAATTAAACGTGCTCGCGTTATGGCACTTATGCCTTACGTAAACGAAGATTAA
- the uvrA gene encoding excinuclease ABC subunit UvrA, whose translation MQDKLIIRGARAHNLKNIDVEIPRDKLVVVTGLSGSGKSSLAFDTIYAEGQRRYVESLSAYARQFLGNMEKPDVDSIDGLSPAISIDQKTTSKNPRSTVGTVTEINDYLRLLYARVGTPYCINGHGAITASSVEQIVEQVLDLPERSRMQILAPIVRRKKGQQKTIFEKIQKDGYVRVRVDGEIYDVSEVPELSKSKMHDIEVVIDRLVNKDGIRSRLFDSIEAALRLGDGYLIIDTMDGNELLFSEHYSCPVCGFTVPELEPRLFSFNAPFGSCSTCDGLGIKLEVDMDLVIPDPSKSLREGALAPWNPISSNYYPSMLEQAMEAFGVDMDKPYEDLSEDEKQLVLYGSGDREFHFHYVNDFGGERNIDIVFEGVVTNINRRYHETNSDYTRNVMRTYMNELTCNTCHGYRLNDQALCVHVGGEQAPHIGQLSELSISDHLNHLENLTLSPNEATIAKPILKEIHDRLTFLNNVGLNYLTLSRSSGTLSGGESQRIRLATQIGSNLSGVLYILDEPSIGLHQRDNDRLIESLKKMRDLGNTLIVVEHDEDTMMQADWLIDVGPGAGAFGGQIIASGTPKQVAKNKKSITGQYLSGKKSIPLPLERRVGNGRFIEIQGARENNLQNLDVRFPLGKFIAVTGVSGSGKSTLINSILKKAVAQKLNRNSEKPGKHKTVTGIEHIERLIDIDQSPIGRTPRSNPATYTGVFDDIRDLFAQTNEAKIRGYKKGRFSFNVKGGRCEACSGDGIIKIEMHFLPDVYVPCEVCHGHRYNSETLEVHYKEKNIAQILDMTVDDAVEFFAAIPKIARKIQTIKDVGLGYVTLGQPATTLSGGEAQRMKLASELHKRSTGKSLYILDEPTTGLHTDDIARLLTVLERFVDDGNTVLVIEHNLDVIKSADHIIDLGPEGGIGGGQIIATGTPEEIAAVPESYTGQYLKEKL comes from the coding sequence ATGCAAGATAAACTTATTATTCGTGGAGCGCGTGCTCACAATTTAAAAAATATTGATGTTGAGATTCCTCGCGACAAGTTAGTTGTTGTGACAGGGTTGTCAGGATCAGGAAAATCAAGTCTGGCCTTCGATACGATTTATGCCGAAGGGCAACGGCGCTATGTAGAGAGTCTTTCTGCTTATGCAAGGCAATTTTTAGGGAACATGGAAAAACCTGATGTGGATTCTATTGATGGCCTTAGCCCAGCAATTTCTATAGACCAAAAAACAACCAGTAAAAATCCACGTTCGACCGTTGGGACAGTTACAGAAATCAACGACTATTTGAGGTTGCTTTATGCTCGTGTTGGGACGCCTTACTGTATTAATGGTCATGGGGCTATTACGGCCTCATCGGTTGAGCAGATTGTGGAGCAGGTTTTGGATTTGCCAGAACGTAGTCGCATGCAAATTTTAGCTCCTATTGTTCGCCGAAAAAAAGGGCAACAAAAAACCATTTTTGAAAAAATTCAAAAAGATGGTTATGTTCGTGTTCGCGTTGACGGTGAGATTTATGATGTGTCAGAAGTCCCAGAATTATCAAAAAGCAAGATGCATGATATTGAAGTGGTAATTGACCGTTTGGTCAATAAAGATGGCATCAGAAGTCGTCTTTTTGACTCCATTGAAGCTGCTTTAAGGTTAGGTGATGGTTATTTAATCATTGACACTATGGATGGCAATGAGTTGCTCTTTTCGGAACATTATTCTTGTCCGGTTTGTGGCTTTACTGTGCCGGAATTAGAACCCCGTCTTTTTTCATTTAATGCTCCTTTTGGGTCTTGCTCAACTTGTGATGGTTTAGGGATTAAGTTGGAAGTTGATATGGACTTGGTTATTCCAGATCCAAGTAAAAGTTTGAGAGAAGGGGCGTTGGCACCTTGGAATCCTATTTCATCTAATTATTACCCATCCATGTTAGAACAGGCCATGGAGGCCTTTGGTGTGGATATGGATAAACCTTATGAAGATTTGTCAGAAGATGAGAAGCAGTTGGTCTTGTATGGTTCTGGTGATCGAGAATTCCATTTTCATTATGTCAATGATTTTGGCGGCGAACGCAATATTGATATTGTCTTTGAAGGTGTTGTTACAAATATCAATCGTCGCTACCATGAAACTAATAGTGATTACACACGAAATGTTATGCGCACCTACATGAATGAGCTAACATGTAACACTTGTCATGGCTATCGCCTTAATGACCAAGCTTTATGTGTTCATGTAGGAGGTGAACAGGCGCCTCATATTGGTCAATTATCAGAGTTATCAATTTCTGATCATTTAAACCATTTGGAAAACTTAACATTGAGTCCAAATGAAGCAACCATTGCTAAACCCATTCTTAAAGAAATTCATGATCGCTTGACATTCTTGAATAATGTTGGACTCAACTATTTGACCCTCTCTCGTTCTTCGGGGACTCTTTCTGGTGGTGAGAGCCAACGGATTCGACTAGCAACGCAAATTGGCTCTAATTTATCGGGTGTACTCTACATTCTTGATGAACCTTCAATTGGTTTGCACCAAAGGGATAATGACAGGCTCATTGAAAGCCTTAAAAAGATGCGAGATTTGGGCAATACCTTGATTGTTGTTGAACATGATGAAGATACTATGATGCAGGCGGATTGGCTGATTGATGTTGGTCCGGGCGCAGGCGCATTTGGTGGCCAGATCATTGCATCGGGGACTCCTAAACAAGTGGCTAAAAATAAAAAGTCCATTACAGGACAGTATTTGTCTGGCAAAAAATCAATCCCCTTACCGCTGGAACGTCGCGTGGGAAATGGTCGTTTTATTGAAATACAGGGTGCCCGTGAAAACAACTTACAGAATCTAGATGTTCGTTTCCCACTGGGAAAATTCATTGCCGTTACCGGTGTATCTGGTTCAGGGAAATCCACCTTGATTAATAGCATTTTGAAAAAAGCAGTAGCTCAAAAGCTAAATCGTAATTCTGAAAAGCCAGGTAAACACAAGACAGTAACCGGTATTGAGCATATTGAACGTCTTATTGACATTGATCAAAGCCCGATAGGACGCACACCAAGGTCAAACCCAGCAACCTATACGGGTGTTTTTGATGATATTAGGGACCTGTTTGCTCAGACCAATGAAGCCAAAATTCGTGGTTATAAAAAAGGGCGCTTCTCCTTTAATGTCAAAGGGGGGCGTTGTGAAGCTTGCTCTGGTGATGGTATTATCAAAATTGAGATGCACTTTTTACCAGACGTTTATGTTCCATGTGAAGTCTGTCATGGTCACAGGTATAATTCTGAGACACTTGAAGTTCACTATAAGGAAAAAAACATTGCTCAAATTTTAGACATGACAGTTGATGATGCAGTTGAGTTCTTTGCGGCAATTCCTAAGATTGCACGTAAGATTCAAACCATTAAAGATGTTGGTCTAGGTTATGTCACCCTTGGACAACCTGCAACGACTTTATCTGGTGGAGAAGCACAACGGATGAAGTTAGCCAGTGAACTGCATAAACGTTCAACTGGTAAGAGCCTTTATATTCTTGATGAACCAACTACTGGCTTACATACAGATGACATTGCGCGGCTGCTTACTGTCTTAGAGCGTTTTGTTGATGATGGCAACACTGTTTTAGTTATTGAACATAACTTAGATGTGATTAAATCAGCTGACCACATCATTGATTTAGGACCAGAAGGGGGAATCGGCGGCGGACAAATCATTGCCACCGGCACACCAGAAGAAATCGCAGCGGTCCCAGAAAGTTATACCGGACAATACCTAAAAGAAAAATTATAA
- a CDS encoding single-stranded DNA-binding protein: MINNVVLVGRMTKDAELRYTPSQVAVATFTLAVNRTFKSQSGEREADFINCVIWRQPAENLANWAKKGALIGITGRIQTRNYDNQQGQRVYVTEVVADNFQMLESRATREGGSSNSYNGGGFNNSSSNNNYSAPAQQTPNFGREESPFGNSNPMDISDDDLPF; this comes from the coding sequence ATGATTAATAATGTAGTACTAGTTGGTCGTATGACCAAAGATGCAGAACTTCGTTACACACCAAGTCAAGTGGCTGTAGCTACTTTTACACTTGCTGTTAACCGTACATTTAAAAGCCAAAGTGGTGAGCGTGAAGCTGATTTCATTAACTGTGTCATCTGGCGTCAACCTGCTGAAAATTTAGCAAACTGGGCTAAAAAAGGTGCATTGATTGGAATAACAGGTCGTATTCAAACCCGTAATTATGACAATCAACAAGGTCAACGTGTCTATGTAACTGAAGTGGTTGCGGATAATTTCCAAATGTTGGAAAGCCGTGCTACACGTGAAGGTGGCTCATCTAATTCTTATAATGGTGGCGGTTTTAACAATTCATCATCAAATAATAATTATTCTGCTCCAGCACAACAAACGCCTAATTTTGGTCGAGAAGAAAGTCCATTTGGAAACTCTAACCCAATGGATATCTCAGATGACGATTTACCATTCTAA
- a CDS encoding LTA synthase family protein, which yields MKINFALKNITFNTRLKLISLLVGFYWLKTITAYAIDFDLGTKGLLQYILLILNPLAISIFLFSLSLYFKRKTLFLSTLLVFYLSLNMLLIANILYYREFSDFITFSTILSASKVSAGLGDSALHLLRYWDFIYILDVIAIPIFLFKNKNNLSQNLGQLRSHLMVSALAIIIFILNVTLAEIDRPQLLKRGFSNSYIVRGLGLGVFFSNDVKETYKINKIRQNASADQLDTVEQFINQHHIAPNPDYFGIAKGRNVITIHLESFQQFLIDFHLEDDKGQKHEVSPFLNSLYHHPDTLAFSNVFHQVKAGKSSDSELLMETSLFGLNQGAFFVKYGASNTQNALPHILSKKEGYTTAAFHGNDGAFWNRNNTYKQLGYQYWFDQSYLSKPTEENSFQYGLNDKVLFADSIQYLERLQQPFYTKYITATNHYPYQHLSGKESGFPHAKTKDQTINAYFSTVNYLDTSIKLFFDYLRDSGLLENSIIVLYGDHYGISHSRNPELAELLGKDKEEWTSYDNAMLQRVPYMVHIPGSQKGGIIDTFGGLIDSAPTVQHLLGLDTQTHIQLGQDLLASNRSQVVTLRTNGTFITPLVTSYGGKLYETKTGHDINEFENPYFLEIEQAKQLSAERLNISDQIQINDLLRFYTKHNLEALEPDKISYLKAFDRLKEIEAKAGDASTSLYHQKQGSTRELFKDITFQDKLTAHLQ from the coding sequence GTGAAGATTAATTTTGCATTAAAAAACATTACTTTTAACACACGTCTCAAACTCATCAGTCTGCTTGTCGGTTTTTACTGGCTTAAAACAATCACAGCCTACGCTATTGATTTTGATTTAGGGACAAAAGGTTTATTACAATATATTTTACTCATTTTAAACCCACTTGCTATTAGCATCTTTTTATTTAGTCTCTCACTTTATTTCAAAAGAAAAACACTTTTTCTCTCAACTCTCCTTGTCTTTTATCTTTCTCTAAACATGCTTTTAATTGCTAATATTCTTTATTACAGAGAGTTTTCCGATTTTATCACTTTCAGTACCATCTTATCTGCTAGTAAAGTTTCTGCGGGGCTTGGTGACTCTGCACTTCACTTACTTAGGTATTGGGATTTTATCTACATTCTCGATGTCATTGCCATCCCTATTTTTCTCTTCAAAAACAAAAATAATTTGTCGCAGAATCTAGGACAGCTAAGAAGTCATTTAATGGTTTCTGCGTTAGCTATTATCATTTTTATTTTAAATGTCACTTTAGCTGAAATAGACCGCCCACAATTGTTAAAACGAGGGTTTTCAAACTCATATATTGTAAGAGGGTTGGGCCTTGGTGTCTTTTTTTCAAACGATGTCAAAGAAACTTATAAAATAAATAAAATTCGTCAAAACGCTAGCGCTGATCAGCTTGATACTGTTGAACAATTCATTAATCAACATCACATTGCGCCAAATCCAGATTATTTCGGCATTGCCAAGGGCAGAAATGTCATTACCATACATTTAGAGAGTTTTCAGCAATTTCTAATAGATTTCCATTTAGAAGATGACAAGGGGCAAAAACATGAAGTATCACCCTTTCTCAATTCCCTATACCATCATCCAGACACCCTGGCCTTTTCAAATGTTTTCCACCAAGTTAAAGCTGGCAAATCATCAGATTCTGAATTGCTTATGGAAACCTCTTTATTCGGTTTAAACCAGGGAGCCTTCTTCGTTAAATATGGAGCTAGCAATACACAGAATGCCTTACCGCATATTCTCTCTAAAAAAGAAGGGTATACAACTGCTGCTTTCCATGGCAATGATGGTGCATTTTGGAATCGCAACAACACTTACAAACAATTGGGGTATCAATACTGGTTTGACCAATCTTATCTGTCAAAACCAACAGAAGAAAATTCTTTTCAATATGGCTTAAATGACAAAGTACTATTTGCAGACTCAATCCAATACCTGGAAAGGCTTCAACAGCCATTTTACACCAAATACATCACTGCAACTAACCACTACCCCTATCAGCATTTAAGTGGTAAGGAATCAGGATTCCCTCATGCAAAGACAAAAGATCAAACCATCAATGCCTACTTTAGTACCGTCAACTATTTAGATACTTCCATCAAACTCTTTTTTGATTATCTAAGAGATTCAGGACTTCTTGAAAATTCTATTATTGTTTTATACGGCGATCATTATGGCATATCCCATTCACGCAATCCTGAGCTTGCTGAACTTCTAGGCAAGGATAAAGAAGAATGGACAAGCTACGATAACGCCATGCTCCAAAGAGTTCCTTACATGGTTCATATCCCAGGAAGTCAAAAAGGGGGAATAATCGATACTTTTGGAGGTCTCATTGATTCTGCTCCAACAGTGCAACACCTCCTAGGTTTGGACACTCAAACACACATTCAGTTAGGGCAAGACCTGCTGGCTTCTAACAGAAGTCAGGTAGTCACCTTAAGAACAAATGGCACTTTTATCACACCTCTTGTCACGAGTTATGGCGGAAAACTCTACGAAACAAAAACTGGTCATGACATCAATGAATTTGAAAACCCCTACTTCTTGGAGATTGAACAGGCCAAACAGCTAAGTGCTGAACGCCTTAACATAAGTGATCAGATACAAATCAATGACCTTCTTCGTTTCTATACTAAACATAACTTAGAAGCTCTTGAGCCCGATAAGATTTCTTACCTCAAAGCCTTTGATCGCCTAAAAGAAATTGAGGCAAAGGCCGGTGATGCATCAACAAGTTTATACCATCAAAAACAAGGAAGCACTAGAGAACTCTTTAAAGACATAACCTTTCAAGATAAGCTGACAGCTCATTTGCAATAA